One genomic window of Maribacter aquivivus includes the following:
- a CDS encoding GNAT family N-acetyltransferase, producing the protein MAELIEQLKNPVWYSLNETHKRFLVEYDGVRFYDQEVCTFGSFFDASKTEKAASQYIKTTDSFFFVSENQIPIIDETKIVLERKIDGCQMVLNKLPEVSITDDIVLLTNEYIDEVYDLIWLVMPGYYRRRTFEMGNYYGIFKDGKLVSITGQRMQTNLFVEVSAVVTHPDYTKRGLAKQLIAHTTKQILKDNKKPILHTNKGNLAIPLYQKLGYELTRDMNWWMYRKI; encoded by the coding sequence ATGGCAGAACTCATAGAACAACTTAAAAATCCCGTTTGGTATTCGTTAAATGAAACACATAAAAGGTTTCTTGTTGAATATGACGGAGTACGATTCTATGATCAAGAGGTGTGCACTTTTGGATCTTTTTTCGATGCATCAAAAACCGAAAAGGCAGCTAGTCAATATATAAAAACGACTGATAGTTTCTTCTTCGTTTCAGAGAATCAAATTCCGATTATTGATGAGACTAAAATTGTTTTAGAACGAAAAATAGATGGTTGTCAAATGGTTTTAAATAAACTGCCGGAAGTTTCAATCACAGATGATATTGTTTTATTGACCAATGAATATATTGATGAGGTGTATGACTTAATCTGGTTGGTTATGCCTGGCTATTATCGTAGAAGAACTTTTGAAATGGGTAATTATTACGGAATTTTTAAGGATGGAAAACTGGTTTCAATAACCGGTCAGCGAATGCAAACTAACCTATTTGTAGAAGTAAGTGCCGTTGTAACTCACCCAGATTATACTAAAAGAGGACTGGCAAAACAACTCATAGCGCACACTACAAAGCAAATTTTAAAAGATAATAAAAAGCCAATTCTACATACCAATAAAGGTAACTTGGCTATACCACTTTATCAGAAATTAGGGTATGAATTAACAAGGGATATGAACTGGTGGATGTATCGTAAAATTTGA
- a CDS encoding single-stranded DNA-binding protein, translating into MNALKNKVQLIGNLGQDPEIVNLEGGTKLAKFSIATTDSYKNAKGEKVDDTQWHNIVAWGKTAEIVENYLSKGKQVAVEGKLTHRSYETKEGEKRYITEVRCNELLMLGK; encoded by the coding sequence ATGAACGCATTAAAAAACAAAGTACAGTTGATTGGTAATTTAGGGCAAGACCCAGAAATCGTAAACTTAGAAGGTGGCACCAAATTGGCTAAATTTTCTATCGCCACTACAGATAGTTATAAAAACGCGAAAGGTGAAAAAGTTGATGATACACAATGGCATAATATTGTTGCCTGGGGAAAAACAGCTGAGATTGTAGAGAACTATTTAAGCAAAGGAAAGCAAGTTGCCGTGGAAGGTAAACTTACCCATCGTTCTTATGAAACAAAAGAAGGGGAGAAAAGATATATCACAGAAGTAAGGTGTAATGAATTGCTGATGTTGGGGAAGTAG
- a CDS encoding sensor histidine kinase: MDILNYKQFTTILFTSIYGVFGIYHLLSYIVLRHKILLYYFILIIGLTLHYSLIFIYEGSFSEQAKLMAYNVSPITAVISTFGLLMFTKSYLNISPINHRTLSSIYKVFIIILVSLPVVYILNHFIIKLEWIRNITIMVAAMTALSTTLLCLFSGFRLYNTEKFNKYYLYSYTPYLFGSILYIAAWFSKNYYQVETDGVILITSVLVTLQLILFSILVSYKFKSIEDHNINMQVEANDKLATEVEKQTKHLQIAKEDLEKQNEELEKVNKLKNKLFSLLTHDVRGPLNNVSTIIEMIESQLDESELKEITKKLKNEVTDRISMVNVLLDWSYKQLEGVTLDKKLCNLETLFNSIKNEFQRMADDKAIEIELDISCQELVIDENMLKVMLRNLISNAIKFSKRGQKVILSSQCTSDSVEIRVKDFGLGMNTDWHNQSENNNQTTVREGTNGEKGTGFGLMITKDFVEMNDGEIICKSEINKGTEIILTFKTLSQ; the protein is encoded by the coding sequence ATGGATATTTTGAACTACAAGCAATTTACTACTATACTATTCACGTCAATTTACGGCGTTTTTGGTATTTATCACTTGTTATCTTATATAGTCCTAAGACACAAAATCTTACTATACTATTTTATTCTAATCATTGGTTTGACGCTACATTATAGCCTCATTTTTATTTATGAAGGTTCGTTTAGTGAACAAGCAAAGTTAATGGCTTACAATGTATCCCCAATCACGGCAGTCATTTCCACTTTTGGACTATTAATGTTCACAAAGAGCTATTTAAACATATCTCCAATTAACCACCGAACACTGTCTTCAATTTATAAAGTGTTTATCATAATTTTAGTAAGTCTACCTGTAGTATACATATTAAATCATTTTATAATAAAGCTTGAATGGATACGTAATATTACAATAATGGTAGCTGCAATGACAGCATTATCCACTACCCTACTTTGTTTATTTTCAGGATTTCGATTATATAACACTGAAAAATTCAACAAGTATTATTTGTACTCATACACCCCGTATCTTTTCGGTTCAATTCTTTATATAGCAGCCTGGTTTTCAAAAAATTATTATCAAGTAGAAACCGATGGTGTCATATTAATTACCTCAGTGTTAGTGACATTACAATTAATTTTGTTCTCCATTTTAGTTAGTTATAAGTTTAAATCTATTGAAGACCATAATATTAATATGCAGGTTGAAGCCAACGATAAACTTGCAACCGAAGTTGAAAAACAGACCAAACATTTACAAATAGCAAAAGAAGATTTAGAAAAACAAAATGAGGAACTTGAAAAAGTAAATAAACTTAAGAACAAATTATTTTCACTACTTACCCATGATGTTAGAGGACCGCTTAATAATGTAAGTACGATTATTGAAATGATAGAAAGTCAGTTAGACGAAAGTGAGCTAAAAGAGATTACCAAAAAATTAAAGAATGAAGTAACTGATAGAATTTCTATGGTTAATGTATTACTTGATTGGTCATACAAACAATTAGAAGGCGTCACTTTAGACAAAAAACTATGCAATTTAGAAACTCTTTTTAATTCAATAAAAAACGAATTTCAAAGAATGGCAGATGATAAAGCCATAGAAATAGAGCTAGACATTTCTTGTCAAGAACTCGTTATTGATGAAAACATGCTAAAAGTAATGCTTCGCAATTTAATTTCTAATGCTATTAAGTTTAGTAAGAGAGGTCAAAAAGTAATATTATCATCTCAATGCACTTCTGATAGTGTTGAAATAAGGGTCAAAGATTTTGGATTGGGAATGAATACTGATTGGCATAATCAGTCAGAAAACAATAATCAAACTACAGTTCGCGAAGGCACCAATGGTGAAAAAGGTACTGGTTTTGGCTTAATGATCACTAAAGATTTTGTAGAAATGAACGATGGTGAAATCATATGTAAAAGTGAAATCAATAAGGGTACAGAGATTATTCTAACATTTAAAACTTTAAGTCAATAA